A single window of Haliotis asinina isolate JCU_RB_2024 chromosome 5, JCU_Hal_asi_v2, whole genome shotgun sequence DNA harbors:
- the LOC137283304 gene encoding AP-5 complex subunit zeta-1-like, with the protein MALSTLDSLRQQARNASQEDIDKLCNNVLEMMRTPERSGELNGMLRQLCFILQASEEEPFISTKLLVSLLSAVSPVGAKSNPRLCLLCQQIVSELLPCDGDCAKKIQPLDKGHVNKDHLPFHILQGEGFGCLDHSFSEAVRWLSTRGVDLDTQRKAFTFLVSLSMLHTKLASDKIVLKTSEQLSKWLVSASRYQAPNPYTKNPFRKDESNLVTEVDGTPSRNFFTVLNIGQYFTDDQFLNIYTFSLLYRWLYHNNINCGDGEDTDADSSKDRETPLSMLATDSPQSSPLRDGTPPSLASVDSPRRGTTPVSSLDSSDQFSSMISESPQKGSAQFSSIVGESPKRGSGQFSSLISESPRRGSGQFSSMTGDYSRRGSIQHLSMRIGTPDSHDKGRQSKVFGSLSSRTVDYCFRVLDQCERKPKVNADVELQIACLVEAVTVLDLICDLDEGHVPRVHQEVKRLYARVSSEAQYAPIVLQILQFFVNHSSAVVHDPGDTYLHYFRNVLGRNFHDPGVAFDTVRFILRNLETLCHTTKVLSSFFPNILKILAWHPRTFVSEFTEILPALMSPTTAMEVFHTVLDLPCVTAALEVIEKAKKIENLGQGSTGDAEPSNSVEAFQHSFYRPLFSFVTRYDSGHGDTIDKLSSLHNILSDMKAYPRVVVCSQTVPVLVRVWFSVVLEEVDVEFAGQLLPVMLERSSLLYAIPDFQNDIRRLLSENLVALLRKYPSIVNNQYQDISTFLMGTRNFSDREAIFSNLVWCVGELCSLHHDPSCTADLIAKYYETLEAMTYEVSGLLLSAEHRSEVSPKIVSVLISAIAKLSTRCQDLIPRAILCLTKVAKQHYNNAVDPEGSEALVSRAHELINLLKLPNFASVVLNPAADIDSGRWHRDNTALPIILRGTYRLLCPDSK; encoded by the exons ATGGCTCTCTCAACTTTGGACAGTCTCAGACAGCAAGCAAG AAATGCATCACAGGAAGACATTGATAAATTGTGTAACAACGTACTGGAGATGATGCGCACGCCTGAGAGATCAGGGGAGCTCAATGGGATGCTGCGGCAGTTGTGCTTCATACTCCAGGCATCTGAGGAGGAGCCTTT CATTTCCACCAAGCTGCTGGTGTCGTTGCTGTCAGCTGTGAGCCCAGTTGGAGCAAAGTCGAACCCCCGTCTGTGTTTGCTGTGTCAGCAGATTGTGTCTGAGCTACTCCCCTGCGACGGAGACTGTGCGAAAAAGATCCAGCCTTTGGACAAGGGTCATGTGAACAAAGACCACCTGCCTttccacatactgcag GGTGAGGGCTTTGGGTGTTTGGACCACAGTTTTTCTGAGGCAGTGAG GTGGTTGAGTACCAGGGGAGTTGACCTTGACACTCAGAGAAAGGCCTTCACCTTCCTCGTCTCCCTGTCAATGCTACATACCAAGCTTGCATCAGATA AGATCGTTCTCAAGACAAGTGAGCAGCTGTCAAAGTGGCTGGTTTCTGCATCCCGCTATCAGGCTCCCAACCCATACACCAAGAACCCTTTCCGTAAAGATGAGTCCAACCTTGTCACGGAAGTAGATGGCACTCCAAGTCGCAATTTCTTTACAGTTCTGAATATAG GGCAGTACTTCACAGATGACCAGTTCCTGAACATCTACACATTCTCACTACTGTATCGCTGGCTGtatcacaacaacatcaacTGTGGTGATGGTGAGGACACAGATGCTGACAGTAGCAAGGATCGTGAGACTCCTTTGTCTATGTTAGCGACGGATTCTCCACAGAGCTCTCCACTGAGAGATGGAACTCCACCTTCATTGGCCTCTGTTGATTCCCCACGGCGAGGGACAACACCCGTTAGCTCTCTCGACTCAAGTGACCAGTTTTCATCAATGATTTCTGAATCTCCTCAAAAAGGGAGTGCCCAGTTTTCATCAATAGTTGGAGAATCCCCAAAAAGAGGGAGTGGTCAATTTTCATCACTGATTTCTGAATCCCCTAGGAGAGGAAGTGGTCAGTTTTCATCAATGACTGGTGACTACTCTCGAAGAGGGAGCATTCAGCACCTGTCAATGAGAATAGGCACTCCAGACTCACACGACAAGGGGAGACAATCCAAGGTGTTTGGGTCCCTGTCCTCCCGCACCGTGGACTACTGTTTCCGTGTGCTGGACCAATGTGAAAGAA AGCCAAAGGTTAACGCTGATGTGGAACTGCAGATTGCT TGCTTGGTTGAAGCTGTGACTGTCCTTGACCTCATCTGTGATCTGGATGAAGGTCATGTTCCACGTGTGCACCAGGAAGTGAAACGACTGTATGCTCGAGTGTCATCTGAGGCCCAGTATGCACCCATTGTACTACAGATACTGCAGTTTTTTGTTAACCACA GTAGTGCTGTGGTCCATGACCCTGGAGATACATACCTGCACTACTTTCGTAATGTGTTGGGCCGCAACTTCCATGATCCAGGAGTGGCGTTTGACACTGTCAGGTTTATTCTGCGTAACCTGGAGACCCTGTGTCATACAACCAAGGTCCTCTCTTCCTTTTTCCCCAACATTCTGAAG ATTCTTGCCTGGCATCCACGAACATTTGTGTCTGAGTTTACAGAGATCCTACCTGCTCTCATGTCTCCTACCACTGCCATGGAG GTGTTCCACACAGTTCTTGACCTTCCATGCGTCACAGCGGCTTTAGAGGTCATCGAGAAAGCCAAGAAGATTGAGAATCTAGGTCAGGGATCCACTGGGGATGCGGAACCATCCAACTCTGTGGAGGCCTTCCAGCACTCATTCTACAGACCCCTGTTCAGCTTTGTTACCCGCTACGACAGTGGCCATGGAGACACCATTGACAA ACTGTCATCTCTACACAACATCCTGTCTGACATGAAGGCCTACCCCAGGGTGGTGGTGTGCTCCCAGACAGTGCCAGTACTCGTCAG GGTGTGGTTCTCCGTGGTGTTGGAGGAAGTTGACGTGGAGTTCGCAGGGCAGCTGCTTCCAGTCATGCTGGAGAGGTCCTCACTGCTCTATGCTATCCCAGATTTCCAGAATGACATCAGAAG ACTTCTATCTGAGAACCTGGTTGCCCTGCTACGAAAGTACCCCAGCATTGTGAACAACCAATATCAAGACATCTCCACCTTCCTCATGGGCACACGCAACTTCTCCGACAGGGAGGCTATCTTCTCTAATCTG GTGTGGTGTGTAGGTGAGCTCTGCTCCCTTCACCATGATCCCAGCTGTACAGCAGACCTCATCGCCAAGTATTATGAAACTCTTGAGGCAATGACCTATGAGGTGTCAGGATTGCTGTTGTCTGCAGAACATAGGTCGGAGGTCAGCCCAAAGATCGTGTCAGTTCTCATCTCTGCCATAGCCAAG CTGTCCACCAGGTGTCAGGACCTGATACCACGCGCCATCTTGTGTCTTACCAAGGTTGCCAAGCAACACTACAACAATGCAGTGGACCCTGAGGGCAGTGAGGCCCTAGTGAGCCGAGCCCATGAACTTATCAACTTGCTGAAGCTGCCAAA TTTTGCATCAGTAGTACTTAATCCTGCAGCAGACATCGACTCTGGAAG GTGGCATCGCGACAACACAGCTCTCCCCATCATCTTGAGGGGCACCTACAGGCTGCTTTGTCCCGACTCCAAGTGA